The following are encoded in a window of Candida dubliniensis CD36 chromosome 4, complete sequence genomic DNA:
- a CDS encoding tryptophan synthase, putative (Similar to S. cerevisiae TRP5;~In S. cerevisiae: tryptophan synthase involved in tryptophan biosynthesis, regulated by the general control system of amino acid biosynthesis) encodes MSALLKETFARCKKEGRNALVNFITAGFPTIDDTIPILQNMQNAGVDIIELGVPFSDPIADGPTIQQANNVALDNGITVPKCLELLSQARNQGVTVPIILMGYYNPILKYGEQKFLKDAEEAGANGFIVVDLPPEEAIKFRTECTKYGLSYVPLVAPATSNERLKILGEIADSFIYVVSKMGTTGASTKVSTGIQELCDRVRKYAGPDTPLAVGFGVSTREHFLTVGEVADGVVIGSKIITLIGDSKPGERGKVAYDYVQSILGNDFKPTYPKTFERNNNNQAKETKPVLEENHKYNPRFGDFGGQYVPEALHTCLAELEKGFEDAVADPEFWKEFRDLYSYIGRPSSLHRAERLSEHAGGAQIWLKREDLNHTGSHKINNALAQVLIAKRLGKKKIIAETGAGQHGVATATACAKFGLECTVFMGAEDTRRQALNVFRMKILGANVVPVKNGTQTLRDATSEAFRFWVSNLETTHYVVGSAIGPHPYPTLVRTFQSVIGQETKEQFKALNNGKLPNAVVACVGGGSNSTGMFSPFENDKEVKLLGVEAGGDGLDTERHSATLTAGIPGVFHGVKTYVLQDNDGQVHDTHSVSAGLDYPGVGPELAYWKSIGRAEFVAATDAQALEGFRLLSQLEGIIPALESSHAIYGAIELAKTMSKDQHIVINVSGRGDKDVQSVAEVLPKLGEQIGWDLRFEEDPSKA; translated from the coding sequence atGTCTGCTTTACTTAAAGAAACATTTGCCAGATGCAAAAAGGAAGGACGCAATGCCTTAGTTAATTTTATCACTGCTGGGTTCCCTACCATTGACGATACCATTCCTATTTTACAGAACATGCAAAATGCCGGTGTTGATATCATTGAATTAGGTGTTCCATTTTCTGATCCTATTGCTGACGGTCCTACCATTCAACAAGCCAACAATGTTGCCTTAGATAACGGAATCACTGTTCCTAAATGtttagaattattatctCAAGCCAGAAATCAAGGTGTCACCGTACCAATTATTTTAATGGGGTATTATAAtccaattttgaaatatgGTGAACagaaatttttgaaagatgCAGAAGAAGCTGGTGCCAATGGGTTTATTGTGGTCGATTTACCTCCCGAAGAAGCAATTAAATTTAGAACCGAATGTACCAAATATGGATTATCTTATGTTCCATTAGTTGCTCCTGCTACTTCAAATGaaagattgaaaattttagGAGAAATTGCCGACTCATTTATTTATGTTGTTTCTAAAATGGGTACCACTGGTGCTTCAACTAAAGTTTCAACGGGGATCCAAGAATTATGTGATAGAGTGAGAAAATATGCCGGACCGGATACTCCATTAGCCGTTGGCTTTGGGGTTTCCACTAGAGAACATTTTTTGACCGTTGGTGAAGTTGCCGATGGTGTAGTTATTGGATCGAAAATTATCACTTTGATTGGTGATTCCAAACCAGGCGAAAGAGGTAAAGTTGCTTATGATTACGTCCAATCTATTTTGGGAAATGATTTCAAACCTACTTATCCTAAAAcatttgaaagaaataacaataaccaaGCTAAGGAAACTAAACCAGTTTTGGAAGAGAATCATAAATACAATCCAAGATTTGGTGATTTCGGTGGTCAATATGTCCCTGAAGCATTACATACATGTTTAGCTGAATTAGAAAAAGGGTTTGAAGATGCCGTTGCTGATCCTGAATTTTGGAAAGAATTTAGAGATTTATATTCATACATTGGAAGACCATCATCTTTACACAGGGCAGAAAGATTATCTGAACATGCAGGTGGAGCACAAATTTGGTTGAAAAGAGAAGATTTGAATCATACTGGTTCTcataaaatcaacaatgCCTTGGCTCAAGTTTTAATTGCCAAGAGATTAggtaaaaagaaaatcattgCTGAAACTGGTGCTGGTCAACATGGTGTTGCCACTGCTACTGCTTGTGCCAAGTTTGGATTGGAATGTACGGTATTTATGGGAGCTGAAGATACTAGACGTCAAGCATTAAATGTTTTCagaatgaaaattttgGGTGCTAATGTTGTCCCTGTAAAAAATGGGACTCAAACTTTAAGAGATGCCACCTCTGAAGCTTTTAGATTTTGGGTATCCAATTTAGAAACTACTCATTACGTTGTTGGATCAGCAATTGGTCCTCATCCATATCCTACTTTGGTTAGAACTTTCCAAAGTGTTATTGGTCAAGAAACTAAAGAACAATTCAAAGCTTTAAACAATGGGAAATTGCCCAATGCAGTTGTTGCTTgtgttggtggtggatCCAATTCCACCGGTATGTTCTCTCCTTTCgaaaatgataaagaagttaaattattagGGGTTGAAGctggtggtgatggtttGGATACTGAACGTCACTCTGCTACTTTAACAGCCGGTATTCCTGGTGTTTTCCATGGGGTTAAGACTTATGTTTTACAAGATAATGACGGTCAAGTTCATGATACTCATTCTGTATCTGCCGGATTGGATTATCCTGGTGTTGGTCCAGAATTGGCTTATTGGAAGAGTATTGGTAGAGCTGAGTTTGTTGCTGCTACTGATGCACAAGCTTTGGAAGGGTTCAGATTATTATCGCAATTGGAAGGTATTATTCCTGCTTTGGAAAGCTCTCATGCTATTTATGGTGCTATTGAATTGGCTAAAACAATGTCTAAAGACCAACATATTGTTATTAACGTATCTGGTAGAGGTGATAAAGATGTTCAATCAGTTGCTGAAGTATTGCCTAAATTGGGTGAACAAATTGGCTGGGACTTGAGATTTGAAGAAGATCCTTCAAAAGCTTAG
- a CDS encoding NADP-specific glutamate dehydrogenase, putative (Similar to S. cerevisiae GDH3;~In S. cerevisiae: NADP(+)-dependent glutamate dehydrogenase, synthesizes glutamate from ammonia and alpha-ketoglutarate), whose protein sequence is MVLPHEPEFQQAYDELVSAIEDSTLFKEEPQYKKVIPVVSVPERIIQFRVTWENDKGEIEVNNGFRVQYNSALGPYKGGLRFHPTVNLSILKFLGFEQIFKNALTGLSMGGGKGGSDFNPKNRSDNEIRRFCVSFMRQLARYIGPDTDVPAGDIGVGGREVGFLFGAYKQMRNNWAGVLTGKGLTWGGSLIRPEATGYGCVYYVEKMIEKATNGKETFKGKRVAISGSGNVAQYAALKVIELGGIVVSLSDSKGSIISKNGITADQVYAIAAAKLKFKSLEQIVADSVQLFSGDHSVEYLAGVRPWTKVGQVDVALPSATQNEVSGEEAKALVDAGCKFIAEGSNMGSTKEAIEVFEANRDSNGVWYAPGKAANCGGVAVSGLEMAQNSQRVQWTNEEVDAKLKEIMYTCFDNCYKTAQKYSIEKNENGLPSLLKGANIAGFIKVADAMFDQGDVF, encoded by the coding sequence ATGGTCTTACCTCACGAACCAGAATTCCAACAAGCTTATGATGAATTAGTTTCAGCTATTGAAGATTCCACTTTATTCAAAGAAGAACCACAATACAAAAAAGTTATTCCAGTTGTCTCTGTCCCAGAAAgaatcattcaattcagAGTCACTTGGGAAAATGACAAAGGTGAAATCGAAGTCAACAACGGTTTCAGAGTTCAATACAACTCCGCCTTAGGTCCATACAAGGGGGGTTTACGTTTCCACCCAACTGTCAACttgtcaattttgaaattcttgggttttgaacaaattttcaaaaacgCTTTAACCGGATTATCCATGGGTGGTGGTAAAGGTGGTTCTGATTTCAACCCCAAAAACAGATCTGACAATGAAATCAGAAGATTCTGTGTCTCTTTCATGAGACAATTGGCCAGATACATTGGTCCAGATACCGATGTTCCAGCTGGTGatattggtgttggtggtaGAGAAGTTGGTTTCTTATTCGGTGCTTACAAACAAATGAGAAACAACTGGGCTGGTGTTTTAACTGGTAAAGGTTTAACCTGGGGTGGTTCTTTAATTAGACCAGAAGCCACTGGTTACGGTTGTGTTTACtatgttgaaaaaatgattgaaaaagCCACTAATGGTAAAGAAACTTTCAAAGGTAAAAGAGTTGCCATCTCTGGTTCCGGTAACGTTGCTCAATACGCTGCCTTGAAAGTCATTGAATTGGGtggtattgttgtttcctTATCCGACTCTAAAGGTTCAATTATTTCTAAGAATGGTATCACTGCTGATCAAGTTTACGCCATTGCTGCTgctaaattgaaattcaagTCATTAGAACAAATTGTTGCTGACTCCGTACAATTGTTCTCCGGCGACCATTCTGTTGAATACTTGGCTGGTGTTCGTCCATGGACTAAAGTTGGCCAAGTCGATGTTGCCTTGCCATCTGCTACTCAAAACGAAGTCAGTGGTGAAGAAGCTAAAGCTTTGGTTGATGCTGGTTGTAAATTCATTGCTGAAGGTTCTAATATGGGTTCCACCAAAGAAGCTATCGAAGTCTTTGAAGCTAACAGAGATTCCAACGGTGTTTGGTATGCTCCAGGTAAAGCTGCCAACTGTGGTGGTGTTGCTGTCTCTGGTTTGGAAATGGCTCAAAACTCTCAAAGAGTTCAATGGACTAACGAAGAAGTTGATgctaaattgaaagaaatcatGTACACTTGTTTCGACAACTGTTACAAGACTGCTCAAAAGTACTCCATCGAAAAGAACGAAAATGGTTTACCTTCATTATTGAAAGGTGCCAACATTGCCGGTTTCATTAAGGTTGCTGATGCCATGTTTGACCAAGGTGATGTCTTTTAA